ATAAAGTAGCGGATCAAGTTGCTGCGATGTTTGAGCGCATGGATAATGAGTATATGCAGGAGCGGGCAGCGGATATTCGCGATGTGGCTCAGCGGGTGCTCACTCATCTGTTAGGGATTGAGCGCTTTGATATAGGAGCCATTACCGAAGAGGTGATCATTGTGGCAGAGGATATCACCCCGTCTGATACCGTCCAATTGGATGTTCGCTATATCAAAGGGGTAACAACCAATAGCGGCGCTCATACCTCCCACGCTGTCATTATGGCCCGTTCGCTTGAAATTCCCGCTGTCGTAGGAACAAGGCAGGGAACGAAAGCGATAGAGCATGGAGCATGGCTGATTGTGGACGGGATTGAAGGGAAGGTTATCATCAATCCGAGTAAGAAGGAACTTGCGGTCTATCGGGAAAGGCAGGCTCAGTATAGAGCGCAGCGAGCTGCATGGAGTGAGCTTGTAGATAAGCCGACAATTTCGCGTGATGGCGTACAAGTAAAGGTAGCTGCAAATATCGGAACGCCCGCTGATATCGCCAATGTGCTGAAGAACGGTGCAGAAGGCATTGGGCTTTATCGTACGGAATTCCTTTATATGGGTCGCGGTCATCTTCCTTCAGAGGAGGAGCAGCTTGCTGCCTATAAAACGGTGCTTGAGCGCATGAATGGAAAACCTGTTATCATTCGTACGCTTGATATTGGCGGTGACAAAGAACTGCCGTACTTGTCTCTTCCGCAAGAGATGAATCCATTTCTCGGTTTTCGCGCCATTCGTCTATGTCTGGAGCGGGTCGACGTATTTCGCACACAACTGCGTGCTCTGCTGAGGGCGAGCGTATATGGTCAGCTAAAAATCATGTTTCCCATGATCGCGACGATGACAGAGCTAAAGCAGGCGAAGCAGCTTTTGGCAGAGGAGCGTGCGAAGCTGCAAGCGGAAGGTGTTCCGGTTGCCAAAAGAATTGATGTTGGTATTATGGTGGAGGTTCCTGCCACAGCGCTTATGGCTGATGTGCTGGCTTGCGAAGTAGATTTTTTCAGCATCGGCACCAATGACCTTATTCAATATACGATGGCGGCCGATCGAATGAATGAGAACGTAGCCTATCTATATCAACCGTATCATCCGGCTGTTCTGCGGCTGATTCATATGGTGATCACAGCGGCCCATCGCCAAGGGAAGTGGGTAGGTATGTGTGGAGAGATGGCGGGTGATCCGCTGGCAATCCCGCTGCTGTTTGGCTTAGGCCTTGATGAATTCAGTATGAGTGCTTCCTCCATACTGCCAGCGCGCAGCATGATTCAAGGGCTTGTAAGGGAAGAGGCGAAGCAGCATGCACAAAAGGCGATGACCATGAGCACGGGCGAAGAAGTACTGGACTATGTAAAAAGCACATGGTACACAGCAGGGACACTCAATTGAATCCAGCACACGATCGTAAAACGCCGGCAAGCCTGCATCGCAGTGCTTGCGGGTGTTTTCTTTTTCCGTGTTATGTGGGGCGTCTTACCAAGAAAGGTATGACGTGGATCAAGTAGA
This is a stretch of genomic DNA from Aneurinibacillus sp. REN35. It encodes these proteins:
- the ptsP gene encoding phosphoenolpyruvate--protein phosphotransferase, translating into MSRTLQGVGASAGIAIAKAFVLKDRTFPIEKRTIDSAVDEQTRLMRAVTQAKKEIEAIGQRTRKVMGEEYANIFAAHLLILQDPEFIGPIEDKILTEHVNADFAVHKVADQVAAMFERMDNEYMQERAADIRDVAQRVLTHLLGIERFDIGAITEEVIIVAEDITPSDTVQLDVRYIKGVTTNSGAHTSHAVIMARSLEIPAVVGTRQGTKAIEHGAWLIVDGIEGKVIINPSKKELAVYRERQAQYRAQRAAWSELVDKPTISRDGVQVKVAANIGTPADIANVLKNGAEGIGLYRTEFLYMGRGHLPSEEEQLAAYKTVLERMNGKPVIIRTLDIGGDKELPYLSLPQEMNPFLGFRAIRLCLERVDVFRTQLRALLRASVYGQLKIMFPMIATMTELKQAKQLLAEERAKLQAEGVPVAKRIDVGIMVEVPATALMADVLACEVDFFSIGTNDLIQYTMAADRMNENVAYLYQPYHPAVLRLIHMVITAAHRQGKWVGMCGEMAGDPLAIPLLFGLGLDEFSMSASSILPARSMIQGLVREEAKQHAQKAMTMSTGEEVLDYVKSTWYTAGTLN